The Juglans microcarpa x Juglans regia isolate MS1-56 chromosome 2S, Jm3101_v1.0, whole genome shotgun sequence genome has a window encoding:
- the LOC121253709 gene encoding beta-galactosidase 6-like — protein sequence MVLALRERERERESWDVRVEMEWWYWCWLFALVIIVEGGGHSDDGGGGGEVTYDGRSLIIDGQRKLLFSGSIHYPRSTPEMWPSLIAKGKEGGLDVIQTYVFWNLHEPQPGQYEFSGRNDVVRFMKEIHAQGLYACLRIGPFIESEWTYGGFPFWLHDIPGIIFRSDNEPFKFYMQNFTTKIVDLMKSEGLYASQGGPIILSQIENEYGNIEAAFKEKGPSYVRWAAKMAVELQTGVPWVMCKQIDAPDPVINTCNGMRCGETFGGPNSPNKPSLWTENWTSFYQVYGEKPYIRSAEDIAFHVALFIAKNGSYINYYMYHGGTNFGRTGSSYVITSYYDQAPLDEYGLLRQPKWGHLKELHAAIKLCSTTLLQGVGTNFSLGQYQEAYVFREETGGCVAFLTNHDGHNVTVQFQNASFELLPKSISILPDCKNVIFNTAKVNTENNNRVIQPTQLFDSTDNWEEFKDVIPNIEDTTSLKSNTFLEHMNTTKDKSDYLWYTLGFEHNLSCTKPVLHVESFGHVAHAFLNNIYIGAAHGSHNVKGFMMDIPIMLNDGINNISIVSVMVGLPDSGAFLESKFAGLTKVEIQCMEEDQFYNLTNYAWGYQVGLLGEKLHIFREESLDEVVWSRNEISINHTFTWYKIFFDAPMGDEPVALNLSTMGKGEAWVNGESIGRYWVSFLDPQSNNPSQTMYHVPRSFLKTSKNLLILLEEGGGNPLQISLNTISIINESEHDKAFYHFPR from the exons atggtACTTGCtctgcgagagagagagagagagagagagagctgggacGTTCGAGTTGAGATGGAGTGGTGGTACTGGTGTTGGCTGTTTGCGTTGGTGATAATAGTAGAAGGTGGCGGCCACTCTGatgatggaggaggaggaggagaagtcACATACGATGGAAGATCTCTCATTATTGATGGGCAGAGAAAACTTCTATTTTCTGGTTCGATTCACTATCCTCGTAGCACTCCTGAG ATGTGGCCATCTTTGATAGCCAAAGGCAAGGAAGGAGGACTGGACGTGATTCAAACCTATGTGTTTTGGAACCTTCACGAGCCCCAACCTGGTCAG TACGAGTTCAGTGGAAGAAATGATGTGGTGCGATTCATGAAGGAAATCCATGCACAAGGGCTATATGCTTGCCTTAGGATCGGTCCTTTCATTGAGAGTGAATGGACTTatgg GGGATTTCCATTTTGGTTGCATGACATCCCTGGTATTATTTTTCGATCCGACAATGAGCCGTTTAAG TTTTACATGCAAAACTTCACCACAAAAATAGTGGACTTGATGAAGTCAGAAGGTTTATATGCTTCCCAAGGAGGTCCGATAATACTGTCACAG ATTGAGAATGAATATGGAAACATTGAAGCAGCATTCAAGGAAAAGGGACCCTCTTATGTTCGTTGGGCAGCTAAAATGGCTGTTGAGCTCCAAACTGGTGTGCCATGGGTTATGTGCAAGCAAATTGATGCTCCTGATCCTGTT ATTAATACATGCAACGGGATGAGATGTGGAGAGACTTTTGGTGGACCGAACTCACCAAATAAGCCGTCATTATGGACAGAGAATTGGACATCTTT CTATCAAGTATATGGTGAGAAGCCATACATAAGGTCTGCTGAAGATATTGCATTTCATGTTGCACTTTTTATTGCAAAAAACGGAAGCTATATAAATTACTACATG TACCATGGTGGAACAAACTTTGGGAGAACAGGCTCTTCATATGTCATAACAAGTTATTATGATCAAGCTCCTCTTGATGAATATG GTCTATTAAGGCAACCCAAGTGGGGACATCTTAAAGAGTTGCATGCTGCTATTAAACTCTGCTCTACAACTTTGCTTCAAGGAGTGGGAACCAATTTCTCTTTAGGTCAATATCAAGAG gCCTATGTCTTCCGAGAAGAGACCGGAGGATGTGTGGCATTTCTCACAAATCATGATGGGCATAATGTTACTGTGCAATTCCAAAATGCATCATTTGAATTGCTTCCAAAGTCCATCAGCATTCTACCAGACTgcaaaaatgtaattttcaacACAGCAAAG GTGAATACTGAGAATAACAACAGAGTCATACAACCTACCCAATTGTTCGATTCAACTGATAATTGGGAAGAATTCAAAGATGTCATCCCAAATATCGAAGATACTACTTCACTAAAATCGAATACATTTCTAGAGCACATGAATACCACCAAGGATAAATCCGATTATCTTTGGTACACTCTTGG GTTTGAACACAACTTGTCTTGCACTAAGCCAGTGCTTCATGTTGAATCTTTTGGGCATGTTGCTCATGCTTTCttgaacaacatatatatag GAGCTGCACATGGAAGTCATAATGTGAAGGGATTCATGATGGATATTCCAATTATGTTAAATGATGGGATAAACAATATTTCCATAGTCAGTGTTATGGTCGGGCTACCG GATTCAGGAGCATTTCTCGAAAGTAAATTTGCTGGATTAACAAAAGTGGAAATTCAATGCATGGAGGAAGATCAATTCTATAACCTTACAAACTATGCATGGGGATATCAG GTTGGACTGCTTGGAGAGAAGTTACATATATTTAGAGAAGAGAGTTTGGATGAGGTTGTGTGGAGTCGAAACGAAATCTCAATCAATCACACATTTACTTGGTATAAG ataTTCTTCGACGCACCAATGGGAGATGAGCCTGTGGCCTTAAATCTCAGCACAATGGGAAAAGGTGAAGCTTGGGTCAATGGGGAAAGCATTGGTCGTTATTGGGTCTCTTTCCTTGACCCTCAGAGCAACAATCCTTCACAAACAAT GTACCATGTTCCTCGATCGTTCCTCAAAACTTctaaaaaccttttaattttACTTGAAGAAGGTGGTGGAAATCCTCTTCAAATTTCTTTGAAcaccatttccatcatcaatGAAAGTGAACATGATAAAGCTTTCTATCACTTTCCTCGATAA
- the LOC121253079 gene encoding uncharacterized protein LOC121253079 — protein MSQRCLLVCSWRLTMSSSISTTPTTPSAPTANLSFFSSNLHHPLPPFTPPFSISFPMPNPSPTGTLRLALCRAAKPQTGPPKKPPASKRKKKSKGGCSGSEALNLSDVEVVRELGVIDNDDDVVEYLGSDARSLPHQPMPLPKPPAGFVVDNHGRVVMASAAAKRIATIVDPMNNLPLECVVRRILRSSNGDECMLLCPVDTPVQILKSTNMDGWSAVNDEEVESLLPSAAYALAKIHMHLVHSGFCYTARGGFCYSEDDLFDFRTDNGQDVDGLPTEGVEITCFHLDGAHYMIYTPSDPLLFVVVKNQNGVLQIADDDLLEDPAIISSIDEETEFNALVEEEAALLESLKLGEK, from the exons ATGAGCCAAAGGTGTCTTTTGGTTTGCAGCTGGAGACTGACCATGTCCTCCTCAATTTCCACAACCCCCACAACCCCATCTGCACCCACTGCAAACCTCTCATTCTTCTCCTCCAACCTCCACCACCCGCTCCCTCCTTTCACACCCCCTTTCTCTATCTCCTTCCCAATGCCAAATCCAAGCCCTACAGGCACACTCCGTCTCGCTCTCTGCCGCGCCGCCAAGCCCCAGACCGGACCTCCCAAGAAACCACCGGCAAgtaagaggaagaaaaagagtaAGGGCGGCTGCAGTGGTTCCGAGGCTTTGAATCTCAGCGACGTTGAAGTTGTTCGTGAGTTGGGTGTTATTGATAATGACGACGACGTTGTGGAGTACTTGGGCTCCGATGCGCGCTCGTTGCCGCATCAACCTATGCCGCTGCCGAAACCGCCGGCTGGGTTTGTGGTCGATAATCATGGGAGGGTTGTGATGGCTTCAGCTGCGGCGAAGCGAATTGCCACCATT GTTGATCCTATGAACAATCTTCCATTAGAGTGCGTTGTACGGAGAATCTTAAGAAGTTCTAATGGGGATGAATGCATGCTGCTCTGCCCAGTTGACAC GCCTGTACAGATATTAAAGAGCACAAATATGGACGGGTGGTCAGCA GTCAACGATGAAGAAGTTGAGTCCCTTCTTCCATCTGCTGCTTATGCTCTTGCCAAGATACATATGCATCTTGTCCATAGCGG ATTTTGTTATACAGCACGTGGGGGGTTTTGCTACTCGGAAGATGACCTTTTTGATTTCCGCACAG ACAATGGTCAAGATGTAGATGGCTTGCCAACTGAAGGTGTAGAAATCACATGCTTCCATTTG GATGGTGCACATTACATGATTTACACTCCATCTGATCCCCTCCTTTTTGTTGTAGTAAAG aatCAGAATGGAGTGTTACAAATTGCTGATGAC GATCTCCTGGAGGACCCTGCCATTATAAGTTCAATAGACGAGGAGACTGAATTTAATGCGTTGGTG GAGGAAGAGGCAGCTCTTCTTGAATCATTAAAATTAGGGGAAAAGTAA
- the LOC121251980 gene encoding LOW QUALITY PROTEIN: probable glucan 1,3-alpha-glucosidase (The sequence of the model RefSeq protein was modified relative to this genomic sequence to represent the inferred CDS: inserted 1 base in 1 codon), which translates to MRPHMRNLNLFLILLLLGLHLCSVLSWKRDEFRNCNQTPFCKRARSRKPGSCSLIARHVSISYGELTAKLLPKNQDNVKDHDQIQPLVLTLSVYQDGILRLKIDEDPSLGPPKKRFEVPDVIVPEFSNTKLWLQRVSTEKIKGDSEPSSIVYISDGYEAVLRHDPFEVYVREKGNGNRVISLNSHGFFDFEQLRTKREGEEWEEKFRGHTDSRPYGPQSISFDVSFYGADFVYGIPEHATSLALKPTRGPGVEYSEPYRLFNLDVFEYIHDSPFGIYGSIPFMISHGKQRGTSGFFWLNAAEMQIDVMGAGWDADSGITLPSEKNRIDTFWMSEAGIVDTFFFVGPGPKDVVRQYTSVTGMPAMPQLFATAYHQCRWNYRDEEDVDHVDSKFDEHNIPYDVLWLDIEHTDGKRYFTWDSTLFPHPEEMQRKLATKGRHMVTIVDPHIKRDDSYHVHKEATQKGYYVKDAHGNDFDGWCWPGSSSYLDMLSPEIRSWWADRFSLENYVGSTPSLYIWNDMNEPSVFNGPELTMPRDSLHFGGFEHRELHNAYGYYFHMATAEGLVKRGEGKDRPFVLSRALFAGSQRYGAIWTGDNSADWDHLRVSVPMVLTLGLTGMSFSGADVGGFFGNPEPELLVRWYQLGAYYPFFRGHAHHDTKRREPWLFGERNTELIRDAIHVRYMLLPYFYTLFREANTSGVPVVRPLWMEFPSEEATFSNDEAFMVGSSILVQGIYTERAKHASVYLPGGQSWFDLRTGTAYKGGLTHKLGVSEDSVPAFQRAGAIIPRKDRFRRSSTQMVNDPYTLVIALNSSQAAEGELYVDDGKSFEFERGXYIHRRFVFSDGKLTSMNLAPASPGKSQFSSESVVERIVVLGHVHGAKSAVIEPTNRKVDIELGPLWLQWGRESAAVTIRKPGVRIADNWTIKIL; encoded by the exons ATGAGACCCCATATGAGAAACCTTAATCTCTTCCTTATCCTTCTCCTCTTGGGTCTTCACCTCTGCTCAGTCCTCTCCTGGAAGAGAGACGAGTTCAGAAACTGTAACCAGACCCCTTTCTGCAAGCGCGCCAGGTCCCGTAAGCCCGGATCCTGCTCCCTCATCGCCCGCCACGTCTCCATTTCCTACGGTGAGCTCACCGCCAAGCTCCTTCCCAAGAATCAAGATAATGTGAAAGACCATGACCAAATCCAGCCCTTGGTTCTCACTCTCTCCGTGTACCAGGATGGCATCCTACGTCTCAAGATCGACGAGGACCCCTCCCTCGGTCCACCTAAGAAGCGCTTCGAGGTCCCCGATGTGATCGTCCCCGAATTCTCTAACACGAAGCTCTGGCTCCAGAGGGTCTCGACGGAGAAGATCAAAGGGGATTCTGAGCCTTCGTCGATCGTGTACATATCTGACGGATACGAGGCGGTTCTCCGGCACGACCCGTTTGAGGTTTACGTGCGTGAGAAGGGTAACGGTAATCGTGTGATTTCCTTGAACTCCCATGGATTTTTTGATTTCGAGCAATTGAGAACGAAGAGAGAAGGTGAGGAATGGGAAGAGAAATTTCGAGGGCATACCGACTCGAGGCCGTACGGCCCCCAGTCTATTAGCTTCGATGTGTCGTTTTACGGCGCGGATTTTGTGTACGGGATCCCAGAGCATGCTACGAGCCTCGCTCTGAAGCCGACAAGAGGCCCCGGGGTCGAGTATTCCGAACCTTATAGGTTGTTTAACTTAGACGTGTTCGAGTACATTCACGATTCTCCATTTGGGATTTACGGGTCGATTCCATTCATGATTTCGCACGGGAAGCAACGCGGGACTTCCGGATTTTTCTGGTTGAATGCAGCGGAGATGCAGATTGATGTGATGGGAGCGGGGTGGGATGCCGATTCGGGGATTACGCTGCCGTCTGAGAAGAATAGGATCGATACGTTTTGGATGAGTGAGGCAGGAATAGTGGATACATTCTTTTTTGTTGGTCCGGGGCCCAAGGATGTTGTGAGACAGTATACGAGTGTGACTGGCATGCCCGCTATGCCACAACTGTTCGCGACAGCGTATCACCAATGTAGATGGAATTATAGGGATGAGGAGGACGTTGATCATGTGGATTCCAAGTTTGATGAGCACAACATTCCTTACGATGTTTTGTGGCTCGATATCGAGCACACGGATGGAAAGAGGTATTTTACTTGGGACAGTACGCTTTTCCCGCATCCGGAGGAGATGCAGAGGAAGTTGGCCACCAAGGGAAGGCATATGGTTACGATTGTGGATCCTCATATTAAGAGGGACGACTCGTATCATGTGCACAAGGAGGCCACGCAGAAGGGGTATTATGTTAAGGATGCCCATGGGAATGATTTTGATGGCTGGTGCTGGCCTGGTTCTTCGTCGTACCTGGATATGTTGAGTCCGGAGATTAGGTCATGGTGGGCTGACAGGTTCTCTCTTGAGAATTATGTTGGTTCAACTCCCTCGCTCTACATCTGGAATGATATGAACGAGCCTTCTGTTTTTAATGGTCCTGAG TTGACAATGCCGAGAGATTCTTTACATTTTGGAGGTTTTGAACACCGGGAGCTACATAATGCCTATGGGTACTACTTCCACATGGCAACAGCTGAAGGGCTTGTAAAACGTGGAGAAGGGAAGGATAGGCCTTTTGTTTTGTCAAGAGCGTTGTTTGCTGGAAGTCAAAGGTATGGAGCAATTTGGACAGGAGACAATTCAGCGGATTGGGATCATCTAAGGGTTTCAGTCCCAATGGTTTTAACACTCGGTCTTACTGGAATGTCATTCTCTG GTGCGGATGTGGGTGGGTTTTTTGGCAATCCTGAGCCTGAATTATTGGTTCGCTGGTATCAGCTAGGTGCTTATTATCCTTTCTTCAGGGGGCATGCCCATCATGACACGAAAAGACGTGAACCATGGCTATTTGG AGAGAGAAATACGGAACTTATCAGAGATGCCATACATGTCCGCTACATGTTGCTGCCTTATTTCTACACATTATTCAGAGAGGCCAACACTAGTGGCGTTCCTGTTGTGCGTCCATTGTGGATGGAGTTCCCTTCTGAGGAAGCTACTTTCAGCAATGATGAAGCTTTTATGGTTGGTAGCAGTATTCTGGTTCAAGGGATTTATACCGAG CGCGCTAAGCATGCATCAGTGTATTTGCCTGGGGGACAATCCTGGTTTGATCTGAGAACTGGAACTGCTTATAAGGGAGGTTTGACCCACAAGCTGGGGGTCTCAGAAGACAGTGTTCCTGCCTTTCAAAGGGCTGGAGCCATCATACCGAGGAAAGACCGGTTTCGGCGAAGCTCCACACAGATGGTGAATGATCCATATACTCTG GTGATAGCTCTTAATAGCTCCCAAGCAGCTGAAGGTGAACTCTATGTCGACGATGGCAAAAGCTTTGAATTTGAGCGGG CATACATTCATCGCCGCTTTGTGTTCTCAGATGGCAAACTGACATCTATGAATCTGGCACCCGCTTCCCCCGGTAAATCTCAGTTTTCTTCAGAATCTGTTGTCGAGAGAATTGTAGTGCTAGGACATGTTCACGGGGCAAAGAGTGCTGTAATTGAGCCAACAAATCGAAAGGTTGACATTGAACTGGGGCCGCTGTGGCTTCAATGGGGACGCGAATCTGCTGCTGTAACCATCCGCAAGCCTGGTGTTCGGATTGCAGATAACTGGaccataaaaattttgtaa
- the LOC121251981 gene encoding amino acid permease 3-like — MGENHHHEVFDVSIDVLPQSGSKCFDNDDDGRLKRTGTLWTASAHIITAVIGSGVLSLAWAIAQLGWIAGPAVMFLFSFFSYYTSSLLADCYRAGDPVSGKRNYTYMDAVRSILGGAKVKACGLIQYLNIFGIAIGYTIAASISMMAIKRSNCFHESGGDNPCHMSSNPYMILFGVTEIVFSQIPDFDQIWWLSIVAAVMSFTYSLIGLGLGISKVADTGTLRGNLTGISINTVTQTQKLWRSFQALGNIAFAYSFSVILIEIQDTIKSPPSEAKTMKKATVLSVGVTTLFYMLCGCMGYAAFGNLTPGNLLTGFGFYNPFWLLDIANAAIVIHLVGAYQVFCQPLFAFIEKRAQQKWPESEFITKEIAIPVPGFHPYNLNLFRLVWRTIFVILTTIIAMLLPFFNDVVGILGALGFWPLTVYFPVEMYIAQKKIPKWSNRWICLQMLSIACLTISIAAAAGSIAGVMLDLKATF, encoded by the exons ATGGGGGAGAACCACCACCACGAAGTTTTTGACGTCTCCATAGACGTTCTTCCTCAGAGTGGCTCCAAATGCTTTGACAATGACGACGATGGCCGTCTCAAACGAACAG GGACTCTTTGGACTGCAAGTGCTCACATAATAACAGCAGTTATTGGATCTGGGGTGCTTTCCTTAGCCTGGGCCATAGCTCAGCTAGGTTGGATTGCTGGCCCTGCTGTCATGTTCTTGTTCTCCTTCTTCAGTTACTACACTTCATCATTGCTCGCAGATTGTTACCGTGCCGGTGACCCTGTCTCCGGCAAGAGAAACTATACTTACATGGACGCAGTCCGGTCCATTCTTG GTGGAGCTAAGGTCAAGGCATGTGGACTTATTCAGTATCTGAATATTTTTGGAATAGCCATTGGATACACTATAGCAGCATCTATAAGTATGAT GGCGATCAAGCGGTCTAATTGCTTTCATGAGAGTGGAGGAGACAACCCATGTCACATGTCGAGCAATCCATACATGATATTGTTTGGAGTAACCGAAATCGTGTTTTCTCAAATCCCGGACTTCGATCAAATATGGTGGCTATCAATTGTTGCCGCTGTCATGTCTTTTACCTATTCTTTAATTGGTCTAGGACTTGGAATTTCCAAAGTTGCAG ATACAGGAACTTTAAGGGGCAATCTTACCGGAATAAGCATTAATACCGTGACTCAAACCCAAAAGCTCTGGAGGAGTTTTCAGGCTCTAGGCAACATAGCCTTTGCTTACTCATTTTCTGTTATCCTTATTGAAATCCAG GACACCATCAAATCCCCACCATCAGAAGCAAAGACAATGAAGAAGGCTACCGTACTTAGCGTTGGAGTAACGACCCTATTTTACATGCTATGTGGCTGCATGGGATATGCAGCTTTTGGTAACCTCACACCTGGAAATCTCCTCACTGGTTTTGGTTTCTACAATCCATTTTGGCTTCTTGATATTGCCAATGCTGCCATAGTAATCCATCTGGTGGGAGCATATCAAGTTTTTTGCCAACCTCTCTTTGCCTTCATTGAGAAAAGAGCTCAACAAAAATGGCCTGAAAGTGAATTCATCACCAAGGAAATTGCAATCCCCGTCCCTGGTTTTCACCCATATAACCTAAACCTGTTCCGTTTGGTTTGGAGAACCATTTTCGTGATCTTAACCACCATTATAGCAATGTTGCTTCCCTTCTTCAATGATGTTGTGGGAATTCTTGGGGCACTTGGGTTTTGGCCTTTAACAGTGTATTTTCCGGTGGAGATGTATATTGCACAGAAGAAGATACCAAAGTGGAGCAATAGATGGATATGTCTCCAAATGTTGAGTATCGCTTGCCTTACAATATCGATTGCCGCGGCTGCCGGTTCAATTGCCGGCGTCATGCTCGACCTTAAGGCCACGTTCTAG